In the Paenibacillus sp. FSL H7-0357 genome, one interval contains:
- a CDS encoding LytTR family transcriptional regulator DNA-binding domain-containing protein, protein MEIIGVKIEGRTGEEADFVIFPIHSVNYISMFSIGKSAEPLPAFHTTNGSYVPIVTLRDLSVALKQFGFTYYDKSTLVNKNRIKGRKRDKGVLIVTFVDNSEIAVAGRSRYR, encoded by the coding sequence ATGGAGATAATAGGAGTAAAAATTGAGGGCAGAACAGGAGAGGAAGCTGACTTCGTGATATTCCCGATTCATTCAGTGAATTACATCTCGATGTTTAGTATTGGCAAATCAGCAGAACCACTTCCTGCCTTTCATACTACCAATGGATCATATGTACCGATTGTAACTCTCCGAGATCTTTCAGTAGCTTTAAAGCAGTTCGGTTTTACTTACTATGATAAATCAACTTTGGTCAATAAGAATCGCATTAAAGGTCGAAAAAGAGACAAAGGTGTCTTAATTGTGACGTTTGTCGATAATTCAGAAATTGCCGTTGCAGGGCGAAGCCGCTATAGATAA
- a CDS encoding helix-turn-helix domain-containing protein, whose protein sequence is MKYSELLSKYIEESGLSLGEIAIRLSNKNIKIDRSYISKLKNGNKPPASEDVTRALAEVTGGDTDALLLAGHIEKAPEEIKEGLIEYNASHRMLKNESLQFHCLSALDAIRDFKNRFLTTEVIEEDLLNNMLSTLSYFTDIEIDEDLIRSNPFGASEFLSNRITKRLEEFYAANTNYSARVDLNAYNNISDIKEKKQQYEDDETSKNRKDLIEMIKQASEEDLPDLKILVKRFIK, encoded by the coding sequence GTGAAATATTCTGAATTGTTGTCAAAATACATTGAAGAAAGTGGATTGAGTTTAGGGGAAATTGCAATTAGACTTTCGAATAAAAATATTAAAATTGATCGCTCCTATATCAGTAAACTAAAAAATGGAAACAAGCCCCCTGCTTCTGAAGATGTAACCAGAGCACTTGCTGAAGTCACTGGAGGAGATACTGACGCTTTACTACTGGCTGGGCACATAGAAAAGGCCCCCGAGGAAATAAAGGAGGGCCTCATTGAGTACAACGCTTCTCATCGTATGCTAAAAAATGAATCTTTACAATTTCATTGTTTATCTGCATTAGATGCAATAAGGGATTTTAAAAATAGGTTTCTAACTACTGAGGTTATAGAGGAAGATTTGCTAAATAATATGTTAAGTACCCTTAGTTATTTTACTGACATTGAAATTGATGAAGACCTCATTAGATCCAATCCATTTGGTGCTTCTGAGTTTCTGTCAAATAGAATAACGAAAAGACTTGAAGAGTTCTATGCAGCAAATACGAATTATTCAGCAAGGGTTGATTTGAATGCTTATAATAACATATCTGACATCAAAGAAAAGAAGCAACAATACGAAGATGATGAAACATCTAAAAACAGAAAAGATCTAATTGAAATGATAAAGCAAGCCTCAGAAGAAGACCTTCCAGATTTAAAAATATTAGTCAAACGATTTATTAAATAA